One segment of Gammaproteobacteria bacterium DNA contains the following:
- a CDS encoding AAA family ATPase codes for MKFPYALNDFGTLIREGYFYQDRTDRIPQLEDAGRQLIFIRPRRFGKSLLLSMLEHYYDVNRADQFNTLFGHLAIGQNPTPLHNQYLIMKWDFSLVKAQGDLRDIERALYQHVNDRIIRFQRAYADHMNAPIAIHPTNAVSSLESAITALAETPHPLYLLIDEYDNFANEVLMTGRRQEFYEGLLYGEGVLKTLFKAVKGSVRGIDRVFITGVSPIVLSDMTSGYNVGEDIYLKAAFNDLCGFTETDIATVLERLAQEGGSWSPAEALELMRTFYNGYCFATKARERLYNPTLSLYFLKALQTEGAYPEEMLDENLAMDRSKLRYIAELPHGEDVLAQALNGEAGLFIPRLAKRFSVADVLTAVKDQPFMASLLYYFGILTLTGQTDFLELILNIPNLIARSLYVERLQERWLETYEDKTRIPQVRKHFCQTGDLAPLVAFIEQHYFPILSNRDYRWNNELMVKIAFLTLLFDDRLYMMVSETEIDHGYVDLSLIVRLDMRRYQALDLLLEFKYVSLKDLKLTGEQVQAKSMAELAALPAVKTELRAAAKQARRYGAALTERYDLVDLRLYAVVGVGLERVVWQTVSLRLDPPTPAD; via the coding sequence ATGAAATTTCCCTATGCCTTAAACGACTTCGGCACACTAATCCGCGAAGGTTATTTCTATCAGGACCGCACCGATCGCATTCCGCAACTGGAGGACGCCGGACGGCAACTGATTTTCATCCGCCCGCGCCGCTTCGGCAAAAGCCTGCTGCTCTCTATGCTGGAGCATTACTACGACGTGAACCGCGCCGACCAATTCAATACCCTGTTCGGCCACCTGGCCATCGGCCAAAATCCCACGCCGTTGCACAATCAGTACCTTATCATGAAATGGGACTTCTCGTTGGTGAAAGCCCAAGGTGATCTGAGAGACATCGAAAGGGCGCTGTATCAACATGTCAATGACCGGATCATCCGCTTTCAGCGCGCTTACGCCGACCATATGAACGCCCCGATTGCCATTCATCCCACCAACGCCGTGTCGTCCTTGGAATCGGCAATCACTGCCCTCGCCGAAACGCCGCACCCTCTTTACCTGTTGATTGACGAATACGACAACTTCGCCAACGAGGTCTTGATGACTGGACGCCGACAGGAATTTTACGAAGGGTTGCTGTATGGCGAAGGGGTGCTCAAGACCTTGTTCAAGGCCGTGAAAGGCAGCGTCCGGGGCATCGACCGGGTCTTCATCACCGGGGTTTCGCCGATTGTGTTGAGCGATATGACCAGCGGCTACAACGTCGGCGAGGATATTTATTTGAAAGCCGCCTTCAACGATCTATGCGGCTTCACCGAGACGGACATCGCCACCGTGCTGGAGCGGCTGGCTCAGGAAGGCGGCTCTTGGTCGCCGGCGGAAGCCTTAGAGCTGATGCGCACCTTCTATAATGGCTACTGCTTCGCTACGAAAGCCCGCGAGCGGCTCTACAATCCGACCCTGAGCCTGTATTTTCTGAAAGCGCTCCAAACCGAGGGAGCCTATCCAGAAGAGATGCTCGATGAGAATCTGGCGATGGACCGGAGCAAACTGCGCTATATCGCCGAGTTGCCGCACGGGGAGGATGTGTTGGCCCAGGCGCTCAATGGCGAGGCCGGTCTCTTCATTCCCCGCCTGGCCAAGCGCTTTAGCGTGGCCGACGTGCTGACCGCCGTCAAGGATCAGCCGTTCATGGCGTCTTTACTCTACTATTTCGGTATCCTGACCCTAACCGGCCAGACCGACTTTCTGGAACTGATCCTGAACATTCCCAATCTGATCGCCCGGTCGCTGTATGTGGAGCGCCTGCAAGAAAGGTGGCTGGAGACGTATGAGGACAAGACCCGCATTCCCCAAGTGCGCAAACATTTCTGTCAGACTGGCGATTTGGCGCCGCTAGTCGCATTCATCGAACAGCATTACTTCCCGATCCTGTCGAATCGGGATTATCGCTGGAACAACGAGTTGATGGTCAAAATCGCCTTTTTAACTCTGCTGTTCGACGACCGGTTATACATGATGGTCTCGGAAACCGAGATCGACCATGGCTATGTTGATTTGAGCCTGATCGTGCGCCTGGACATGCGGCGTTATCAGGCCCTTGATCTGCTGCTGGAGTTCAAATACGTCAGTCTCAAGGATCTGAAATTGACCGGGGAGCAGGTGCAGGCGAAGTCGATGGCGGAATTGGCGGCGCTGCCAGCGGTGAAAACAGAATTACGAGCGGCGGCCAAGCAAGCTCGGCGCTATGGGGCGGCGTTGACGGAGCGCTACGACTTGGTTGACCTGCGCTTGTATGCGGTCGTCGGTGTCGGCCTGGAGCGGGTGGTCTGGCAGACGGTGTCCCTGCGCCTGGATCCTCCCACGCCCGCGGATTAA
- a CDS encoding DUF4214 domain-containing protein, protein MSASQSLVGHITRIGWTLSVVMMLFVSSGAVPERAWSDGALTGSSLIAGIPRIAATNVHGQQAGHLLSTTGQRQAAFWDADGALTLLGTLGGAESEALALNDVGEVVGVAQTAEGIWRGFRWTHTTGMEELATLGGQSSRALAINAAGQIVGEAQTTEGAWRAVLWDVKGLYNLGTLGGEASRALAINAAGQIAGEAQTAEGAWHAFLWEPVPGLHDLGTLGGRQSWASDLNDIGQVVGEAHTGAAAHAFLWERATGLRDLGTLGGAASRAWTITTEGRILGEAQDTAGQWQRVVWAAEDPADPTRHWLPLPAAVTMVEALQTRSITTRLAVASSAASTAFASALYTQFYGRDGDAEGIAFWADQIDACALTPAAVVMDFFQAAEFAEVVAPTARLYFAAFNRIPDGAGLDFWVRRNRAGSSLTAIAAFFVESVEFVNRYGAGLSEAAFVDVLYQNVLGRVADAQGRAFWVAALTAGRMTRGQVLLGFSESPENRAKTAAEIQVTLLYEGLIGRPPTPAELQAGRNQPLEALINALLNSSVYAGPDVPTPPCVNQPPVVDAGADQTITLPATVTLQGTITDDGLPEPPGAVTVTWTKISGPGTVTFAEATAATTTATFSATGTYILRLAADDSEQSAHDEVTITVQAAVNQPPTVSAGADQTITLPATATLQGTVTDDGLPKPPGTVTVTWTKVSGPGTVTFSNAANATTTATFSTAGAYVLRLTAEDGAVTATDDVTVIVNAGSDGGGGGGGGGGGAPVNQAPQVNAGADQTLILPTNTVTLSGTVTDDGLPNPPGAVTVGWSQISGLAGVTFANAAVASTTATFPGAGTYVLRLTANDGALTATDEVTVTVNSGGPIFQAIADCAPTGGPSPLTVRFRSQGVFSGGSIVRYRWDFEGDGTFDTSDAVPNDYTRTFTEAGAFSPVLQVTNNLGDTATDTCTLQVDNSPPTAMANASPSNGPIPLTVNFTCSGNDSDGAIVLYEWDFDGDGTFDFSSPTTGSARQIYSQVGQFTALCRVTDNEGLTGLARTTMTVIRPGEPGSPSVLASASPTSGDGPLTVALNGAATDDGAIVRWEWDFDGNGVYDFTSATSPSTSLTYDQAGVFGATLRATDNDGKIGIDNIEIVVGVNVGLSIPDDTFEPSLGESVAIHTTLNVTLPVRLLLKNRDGVVVRQLAEGLRTAGSYTDTWDGRDGAGNLLPEGPYYAVLEYDFGGGTRAFDLTDTTGGVRYNPSRNSFPNTFRPFENDPLRITFTIPESRGASEILAFVGLYNTDTRVITLLEQTPLGAGAHTIYWDGLNPDGSFAVPPPGDSFLFGIFGYTLPDNGLFLKAAPVVSNVRVDPNFFDPSTSGHPATATLTYDLDKTADVELTVTNLTTGKVLRRIQQLNVAPGAGKTIVWDGRAENGLLADAGDYRLALSAVDSTGSASMTRYALMKVFY, encoded by the coding sequence ATGAGCGCCTCGCAAAGTCTGGTTGGACACATAACCCGTATCGGTTGGACACTCAGCGTTGTGATGATGTTGTTCGTATCGAGTGGCGCGGTTCCCGAGCGGGCCTGGAGTGATGGCGCTTTAACAGGATCCTCTCTCATTGCCGGCATTCCCCGGATCGCGGCGACGAATGTCCACGGTCAACAGGCCGGTCACCTGCTCTCCACGACGGGTCAACGCCAAGCCGCGTTTTGGGATGCTGACGGCGCGTTGACCTTGCTCGGAACCCTGGGTGGTGCGGAGAGCGAAGCCTTGGCGCTGAATGACGTCGGCGAAGTCGTCGGGGTGGCGCAAACCGCTGAGGGAATTTGGCGTGGCTTCCGTTGGACACACACGACCGGCATGGAGGAGTTGGCGACCCTCGGCGGTCAGAGCAGCCGGGCGCTGGCGATCAACGCCGCCGGGCAGATCGTGGGGGAGGCGCAGACCACTGAAGGTGCGTGGCGCGCGGTGTTGTGGGACGTGAAGGGCCTGTACAACTTGGGGACGCTCGGCGGCGAGGCCAGCCGGGCGCTGGCAATCAATGCTGCGGGTCAAATCGCCGGTGAAGCGCAAACCGCCGAAGGCGCGTGGCATGCCTTCCTGTGGGAGCCGGTGCCTGGTCTGCACGATTTGGGAACGCTCGGCGGACGCCAGAGCTGGGCTTCCGATCTGAATGACATCGGTCAAGTGGTGGGCGAAGCGCACACCGGTGCGGCGGCGCATGCCTTCCTGTGGGAGCGGGCGACGGGCTTGCGCGACTTGGGGACGCTGGGCGGCGCGGCCAGCCGGGCGTGGACGATCACCACCGAGGGCCGGATTCTTGGCGAGGCGCAGGATACCGCCGGGCAGTGGCAGCGCGTGGTGTGGGCGGCGGAAGACCCCGCCGATCCGACCCGGCATTGGTTGCCTTTGCCAGCGGCGGTGACGATGGTGGAGGCGCTGCAAACCCGTTCTATTACCACACGTCTTGCTGTGGCCAGTAGTGCGGCCAGCACCGCGTTCGCGAGCGCGCTTTACACGCAATTTTATGGCCGAGATGGGGATGCTGAAGGCATTGCGTTCTGGGCCGATCAAATCGACGCCTGCGCCCTCACCCCAGCCGCAGTGGTGATGGACTTCTTCCAGGCGGCGGAGTTTGCCGAGGTGGTGGCGCCGACGGCGCGGCTGTATTTTGCAGCCTTTAACCGTATACCCGATGGCGCAGGACTGGATTTCTGGGTGCGTCGGAATCGCGCGGGTTCGAGTCTCACGGCGATTGCCGCCTTTTTTGTCGAATCGGTGGAATTTGTGAATCGTTACGGCGCAGGCTTAAGCGAGGCTGCGTTTGTCGACGTGTTGTATCAGAATGTCCTGGGCCGGGTAGCGGATGCCCAAGGCCGAGCCTTTTGGGTGGCGGCGCTGACCGCGGGCCGCATGACTCGGGGACAAGTGTTGCTGGGTTTTTCAGAGTCGCCGGAAAATCGCGCTAAGACCGCGGCTGAAATTCAAGTCACCCTGCTCTATGAAGGGCTGATCGGTCGGCCACCTACGCCCGCTGAGCTTCAGGCCGGGCGCAATCAGCCGTTGGAAGCGCTGATCAACGCTTTGTTGAACTCGAGCGTTTATGCCGGGCCGGACGTTCCGACACCGCCCTGCGTCAATCAACCGCCGGTGGTCGACGCCGGTGCGGATCAGACGATCACGCTCCCCGCAACCGTAACGCTCCAAGGGACGATCACTGATGACGGATTACCGGAACCGCCGGGCGCGGTCACGGTGACCTGGACGAAAATCAGCGGTCCCGGCACAGTCACCTTTGCCGAGGCCACAGCCGCGACGACCACCGCCACGTTCTCCGCAACCGGGACCTATATCCTGCGCCTAGCCGCTGACGATAGCGAACAGAGCGCCCACGACGAGGTCACGATCACCGTCCAGGCCGCTGTGAATCAACCACCTACGGTCAGCGCGGGAGCAGATCAAACGATCACGTTGCCCGCGACGGCGACGCTTCAGGGGACAGTCACCGATGACGGATTACCGAAACCGCCGGGCACGGTCACGGTGACCTGGACGAAAGTGAGCGGTCCTGGCACGGTGACCTTTTCCAATGCGGCTAATGCGACGACCACCGCCACATTCTCCACAGCGGGCGCCTATGTCTTGCGTCTGACCGCCGAGGATGGCGCGGTAACCGCTACCGACGACGTCACCGTCATCGTGAACGCCGGTAGCGATGGTGGCGGTGGCGGTGGTGGCGGTGGCGGTGGCGCTCCCGTCAACCAGGCCCCACAAGTCAATGCCGGAGCGGACCAAACCCTCATTCTACCGACCAACACCGTGACCCTCAGCGGTACGGTCACCGATGATGGACTGCCCAATCCTCCCGGCGCGGTGACGGTGGGTTGGAGCCAAATCAGCGGTCTGGCGGGCGTGACGTTTGCCAACGCCGCAGTGGCCAGTACGACTGCGACGTTCCCCGGCGCGGGAACTTACGTTTTGCGTCTGACGGCGAATGATGGCGCGTTAACAGCGACAGACGAAGTCACCGTCACGGTGAATTCAGGAGGCCCAATCTTTCAGGCGATTGCGGACTGCGCGCCTACCGGTGGCCCCTCGCCACTGACAGTCCGGTTTCGCAGTCAAGGAGTATTCTCTGGCGGTAGTATCGTGAGGTACCGATGGGATTTTGAGGGAGACGGGACGTTCGACACCAGCGATGCGGTGCCAAACGACTATACGCGGACTTTTACCGAGGCCGGCGCTTTTAGTCCGGTATTGCAGGTCACGAATAATCTGGGCGACACCGCAACGGATACCTGCACCCTCCAGGTCGATAACAGTCCGCCGACCGCAATGGCCAACGCGAGTCCTTCCAATGGCCCGATTCCATTAACGGTGAATTTCACTTGCTCGGGTAATGATTCAGATGGAGCCATCGTTTTATATGAGTGGGACTTCGACGGTGACGGCACATTTGATTTCAGTTCCCCCACCACCGGCAGCGCCAGGCAAATTTACAGTCAGGTGGGTCAATTTACGGCTTTGTGCCGGGTAACGGACAACGAAGGTTTGACCGGCTTGGCCCGCACAACAATGACGGTCATTCGACCGGGGGAACCGGGATCCCCCAGCGTGTTGGCCAGCGCTTCGCCGACGAGTGGCGATGGACCATTGACGGTTGCGCTGAATGGCGCAGCCACCGACGACGGCGCTATCGTCAGGTGGGAGTGGGATTTTGACGGCAATGGGGTTTACGACTTCACCTCGGCGACGTCACCCTCCACAAGCCTTACTTATGATCAAGCTGGTGTTTTTGGCGCTACGTTACGGGCGACCGATAATGACGGGAAAATAGGCATCGATAACATTGAGATCGTGGTCGGCGTCAATGTTGGGTTGTCGATCCCGGATGACACCTTCGAGCCATCTCTTGGCGAATCGGTTGCGATCCATACCACGCTTAACGTGACGCTCCCGGTTCGCCTGTTGTTGAAAAATCGCGATGGCGTTGTCGTGCGTCAATTGGCGGAGGGCCTCAGAACAGCGGGGAGTTATACGGATACTTGGGATGGTCGCGATGGTGCCGGTAATCTGCTGCCCGAAGGCCCGTATTACGCGGTTTTGGAATATGATTTCGGCGGTGGAACGCGGGCGTTCGACTTGACCGATACTACGGGTGGCGTTCGCTATAACCCCTCTCGGAACTCCTTTCCGAATACATTCAGACCCTTTGAGAACGATCCACTCAGGATCACCTTTACGATTCCAGAGAGTAGAGGAGCCTCGGAGATATTGGCGTTTGTCGGTTTGTATAATACGGATACGCGCGTTATTACGCTCCTGGAGCAGACGCCGCTTGGGGCGGGCGCGCACACGATTTATTGGGACGGCCTCAACCCGGATGGTTCTTTTGCCGTACCCCCTCCTGGAGATTCGTTCTTGTTCGGAATTTTTGGTTACACCTTGCCGGACAATGGACTGTTTCTCAAGGCGGCTCCGGTGGTCTCCAATGTTCGGGTCGATCCGAATTTCTTCGATCCTTCGACGTCAGGCCATCCAGCAACAGCAACCTTGACATACGACCTCGACAAGACCGCCGATGTTGAGCTTACGGTAACCAACCTTACCACGGGAAAGGTGCTGCGCCGCATCCAGCAACTCAACGTCGCGCCAGGCGCAGGCAAGACCATCGTTTGGGATGGTCGAGCCGAAAACGGTTTGCTTGCCGACGCTGGAGACTATCGATTGGCGTTGAGCGCGGTTGATTCCACAGGCAGCGCCTCAATGACCCGTTATGCCCTGATGAAGGTCTTTTACTAA